Part of the Acidobacteriota bacterium genome is shown below.
TGTCGTCGATCGCGTTCGGCATGCTGGTCGATGCCTTCGGTGGACGCTACGACGTGCCGCTCATCCTGTTCAGCGGCTGCCTGCTCGTCTCGGCCATCCTCTTCATGCGCATCGACGCGTCTGAGCCGCTGGTTCCCGAGAACGCACCGGCGCAAGAGGTGGGCGCGACGGCGTAAACGCCGCGATATGCGTAGGGGCGACGCATGCGTCGCCCCCGCATCGAATCGGTCACGACGGTTGTACGGGCACCCCTTGCCTGCCCTCTGAAGCTGCGGAGCAGCGGAGGTGGGTGGGTGCCCCTCGTGTCCTGGCTACTCGACGATGAGCTGGCCGACCATGCCGCCCTGGAAGTGTCCGGGGAACGTGCAGATGAACTGATACTTGCCCGCGGCCGGTGCCACGAAGTCGACCGTGACGCTCTCACCGCCGCCTGCCAGACCCGACGCGACGATGATCTGCGGCTTCGACTTGGCCGACACGTAGTTGGTGTCGCGCGCGGTGGCACCGGCGGTGGCCACCGCCAGTGCGTCGGTGCCGGCCTTGAGCAGCACGAAGTTGTGCGCCATCGCCATCTTCGGCATGGCACTCGTCGTCTTCAGCGTGACCTTGACCTTGTCACCCGCCTTGACGCGGATGATGGCCGGCGCGAACTTCATGTTGTCCGTGCCGGTGAGCGTGAAGGTCTTGGCACCGGCGGCAGCCTTGGGGGCGGCCTTGGGGGCGGCCTTGGCTTGAGCGAGGACGAGCGCGGGCGAGAGCGTCAGCGCAACGGTGCACATCATGGCGCACAGAGAGTGACGGGACATCGATACAATCCTTTGGAAGAGGACATGTGGGCGAGCCCAGATGGCGCGCCACACGAGTGGCG
Proteins encoded:
- a CDS encoding multicopper oxidase domain-containing protein; protein product: MSRHSLCAMMCTVALTLSPALVLAQAKAAPKAAPKAAAGAKTFTLTGTDNMKFAPAIIRVKAGDKVKVTLKTTSAMPKMAMAHNFVLLKAGTDALAVATAGATARDTNYVSAKSKPQIIVASGLAGGGESVTVDFVAPAAGKYQFICTFPGHFQGGMVGQLIVE